The following proteins are co-located in the Microbacterium sp. Clip185 genome:
- a CDS encoding cupin domain-containing protein: MTGEGLTPTSRENAAHYIWGQVSDGWRLVDDPGLSVIEERVPAGSGEQWHVHDAARQFFYALEGRAHLHTADGVVEFSAGEGVEVPAGIPHRFANPGPADVRFLVVSAPSTRGDRRAVDAP; the protein is encoded by the coding sequence ATGACGGGGGAGGGGCTCACGCCGACCAGCCGCGAGAACGCCGCGCACTACATCTGGGGCCAGGTATCCGACGGATGGCGGCTGGTCGACGACCCCGGGCTCTCGGTCATCGAGGAACGGGTGCCCGCGGGCTCGGGGGAGCAGTGGCACGTCCACGACGCCGCGCGGCAGTTCTTCTACGCCCTCGAAGGCCGCGCCCATCTGCACACGGCGGACGGAGTGGTCGAGTTCTCGGCGGGCGAAGGCGTAGAAGTTCCGGCCGGCATCCCGCATCGCTTCGCCAACCCCGGGCCCGCGGATGTCCGCTTCCTGGTCGTGAGCGCACCCTCGACGCGAGGTGATCGCCGAGCGGTCGACGCGCCGTAG